A stretch of Streptomyces vietnamensis DNA encodes these proteins:
- a CDS encoding cysteine desulfurase/sulfurtransferase TusA family protein gives MPYFDAASAAPLHPVARQALLAALDEGWADPARLYREGRRARLLLDAAREAAAEAVGCRPDELVFTPSGTRAVHAGISGALAGRRRVGNRLVVSAVEHSSVLHAGETHAAAGGTVTEVPVDRSGAVDAAAFAAALGADTALACLQSANHEVGTEQPVAEVAEACRAAGVPLLVDAAQSLGWGPVPEGWSLLAASAHKWGGPAGVGLLAVRKGVRFAPQGPSDERESGRAPGFENLPAIVAAAASLRAVRAEAAAEGARLRALVDRIRARVPELVPDVEVVGDPVRRLPHLVTFSCLYVDGETLLHELDREGFSVSSGSSCTSSTLTPSHVLRAMGVLSEGNVRVSLPTGTSEEDVDRFLAVLPGVVAEVRERLGAPEAMPSVPAPSGSLVVDSLGKRCPIPVIELAKVIGEVPVGGTVTVLSDDAAARLDIPAWCEMRGQEYVGESPSPGGGVAYVVRRLS, from the coding sequence ATGCCGTACTTCGACGCCGCGTCCGCCGCTCCTCTGCACCCCGTCGCCCGCCAGGCGCTGCTCGCCGCCCTGGACGAGGGCTGGGCCGACCCGGCCCGCCTCTACCGGGAGGGGCGGCGGGCCCGGCTGCTGCTCGACGCCGCCAGGGAGGCCGCCGCGGAGGCCGTGGGGTGCCGCCCGGACGAGCTCGTGTTCACTCCTTCGGGGACGCGCGCGGTTCACGCCGGAATCTCCGGCGCGCTCGCGGGACGTCGGCGTGTCGGAAACCGGCTGGTGGTCTCCGCGGTCGAACACTCCTCCGTCCTGCACGCCGGCGAGACGCACGCGGCGGCGGGCGGGACGGTGACCGAGGTGCCGGTGGACCGGTCGGGGGCGGTGGACGCGGCCGCCTTCGCGGCGGCGCTGGGTGCAGATACGGCCCTGGCGTGCCTCCAGTCGGCCAACCACGAGGTGGGCACCGAGCAGCCGGTGGCCGAGGTCGCCGAGGCCTGCCGGGCGGCGGGAGTGCCGCTCCTGGTGGACGCGGCCCAGTCACTCGGCTGGGGGCCGGTGCCGGAGGGCTGGTCACTGCTCGCGGCGAGCGCGCACAAGTGGGGCGGGCCGGCGGGCGTCGGCCTCCTCGCGGTGCGCAAGGGCGTCCGGTTCGCCCCGCAAGGCCCGTCGGACGAGCGGGAGTCGGGCCGGGCGCCGGGCTTCGAGAACCTGCCGGCGATCGTGGCGGCGGCGGCCTCGCTGCGGGCGGTCCGGGCGGAGGCGGCGGCCGAGGGGGCCCGGCTGCGGGCCCTGGTGGACCGGATCCGGGCCCGGGTGCCGGAGCTGGTGCCGGACGTGGAGGTGGTGGGCGACCCGGTGCGCCGGCTCCCCCACCTCGTCACCTTCTCCTGCCTGTACGTCGACGGCGAGACGCTCCTTCACGAGCTGGACCGGGAGGGTTTCTCCGTTTCGTCCGGTTCGTCGTGCACGAGTTCGACGCTGACGCCCAGCCATGTGCTGCGCGCGATGGGGGTGCTGAGCGAGGGGAACGTCCGGGTGTCCCTGCCGACGGGAACGTCGGAGGAAGACGTGGACCGCTTCCTCGCCGTCCTCCCGGGGGTGGTGGCGGAGGTACGGGAACGGCTCGGCGCCCCCGAAGCCATGCCGTCCGTCCCCGCGCCCTCGGGCTCGCTCGTCGTGGACTCCCTCGGCAAGCGCTGCCCGATCCCGGTGATCGAACTGGCGAAGGTGATCGGGGAGGTGCCGGTGGGCGGGACGGTGACGGTCCTGTCGGACGACGCGGCGGCGCGGCTGGACATTCCGGCGTGGTGCGAGATGCGGGGGCAGGAGTACGTGGGGGAGTCGCCGTCGCCGGGGGGTGGCGTGGCGTACGTGGTCCGCCGACTGTCGTAA
- the coxB gene encoding cytochrome c oxidase subunit II → MSPNGSDRSSRRPMRRKLPQVLTAGLILATATGCSYNWEDFPRLGMPTPVTEEAPRILSLWQGSWAAALITGILVWGLILWATIFHRRSRTKVEVPPQTRYNMPIEALYTVTPLIIVSVLFYFTARDESKLLELTPKPAHTVNVVGYQWSWGFNYVENVPGVKGDAKTDKNLASLPDKYLADFPENAGGVYDAGIPGDRNPQTGNPGPTLWLPKGEKVRFVLTSRDVIHSFWVVPFLMKQDVIPGHTNSFEVTPTREGTFLGKCAELCGVDHSRMLFNVKVVSPERYQAHLKELAAKGQTGYIPSGIEQTDPARNAEKHQL, encoded by the coding sequence GTGAGTCCCAACGGCTCCGACCGCTCGTCGCGGCGCCCGATGCGGCGGAAGCTGCCGCAGGTGCTGACTGCGGGCCTGATCCTGGCGACAGCCACGGGCTGCTCGTACAACTGGGAAGACTTCCCCCGCCTTGGCATGCCCACCCCCGTCACGGAAGAGGCGCCTCGGATCCTCTCCCTGTGGCAGGGCTCCTGGGCCGCGGCCCTGATCACGGGCATCCTGGTGTGGGGCCTGATCCTCTGGGCCACCATCTTCCACCGGCGCAGCCGGACCAAGGTCGAGGTACCTCCGCAGACCCGTTACAACATGCCCATCGAGGCGCTGTACACGGTCACTCCGCTCATCATCGTCTCGGTGCTCTTCTACTTCACCGCGCGCGACGAGTCGAAGCTCCTCGAGCTCACCCCGAAGCCGGCTCACACGGTCAACGTGGTCGGCTACCAGTGGAGCTGGGGCTTCAACTACGTCGAGAACGTGCCCGGTGTGAAGGGTGACGCCAAGACGGACAAGAACCTCGCCTCGCTCCCGGACAAGTACCTCGCGGACTTCCCGGAGAACGCGGGCGGTGTCTACGACGCCGGCATCCCCGGCGACCGGAACCCGCAGACCGGCAACCCGGGCCCGACCCTGTGGCTGCCGAAGGGTGAGAAGGTCCGGTTCGTCCTGACCTCCCGTGACGTCATCCACTCCTTCTGGGTGGTCCCCTTCCTCATGAAGCAGGACGTCATCCCGGGTCACACCAACTCCTTCGAGGTGACTCCGACGCGGGAAGGCACCTTCCTCGGCAAGTGCGCCGAGCTGTGCGGTGTCGACCACTCCCGGATGCTCTTCAACGTCAAGGTGGTCTCCCCGGAGCGCTACCAGGCGCACCTGAAGGAGCTCGCCGCGAAGGGGCAGACCGGCTACATCCCGTCCGGCATCGAGCAGACGGACCCGGCTAGGAATGCGGAGAAGCACCAACTGTGA